A genomic segment from Roseofilum capinflatum BLCC-M114 encodes:
- a CDS encoding D-alanine--D-alanine ligase family protein — protein MQVLHLSGSRVSEFYHNLSLIYAKEVIQPLGVNSYYAVVNPDGFWQWGTSLENLSEKISFQEMIARLPEIDLVVPHMFCFPGMTSFRALFEDILGLPVVGSPCHCTALAANKAHTKSVVSAAGVPVAKGQVVRRGSKVTLEPPLIVKPSSEDNSLGLTLVWKEEQISEALQVGFEHDEVLLAEEYIPGRELRVGVIERKGELWVPPMIEYLVSEEHPIRTVTDKYELRSDGTPHRQPRNSPVKPVCPADVAPELFERVADAAKQAHVALGCRDYSLYDFRVHAQTDEPYLLEAGLFWSFGKIGMISRMVEADGQNLEEVVLELWHRVARRTRVAGSSLFKAY, from the coding sequence ATGCAAGTCTTACACCTATCCGGTTCTCGCGTCTCGGAATTTTATCACAATCTCTCACTCATTTATGCCAAAGAAGTAATACAGCCTTTAGGGGTTAACAGTTACTATGCAGTCGTTAACCCAGATGGGTTCTGGCAGTGGGGAACTTCATTAGAAAACCTATCAGAAAAAATATCATTCCAGGAAATGATTGCCCGATTACCTGAGATTGATCTGGTGGTTCCCCATATGTTTTGTTTTCCAGGAATGACGAGTTTTCGGGCATTGTTTGAGGATATTTTGGGTTTACCGGTGGTGGGTTCTCCATGTCATTGTACTGCTTTGGCAGCGAATAAAGCTCATACTAAAAGTGTGGTATCTGCGGCTGGGGTTCCTGTGGCGAAAGGGCAAGTTGTACGTCGAGGTTCTAAGGTTACTCTAGAGCCTCCCTTAATTGTTAAACCCAGCTCAGAAGATAATTCTTTAGGGTTAACGTTGGTGTGGAAAGAAGAGCAAATCTCTGAAGCTTTGCAAGTGGGGTTTGAACATGATGAGGTGCTGTTAGCGGAAGAGTATATCCCTGGGCGGGAGTTGCGGGTAGGGGTGATTGAGCGTAAGGGAGAGTTATGGGTTCCGCCGATGATTGAGTATTTGGTGAGTGAGGAGCATCCTATTAGAACTGTAACCGATAAGTATGAGCTGCGATCGGATGGAACTCCCCATAGACAACCTAGAAATTCGCCGGTTAAACCGGTTTGTCCTGCGGATGTGGCTCCAGAGTTATTTGAGAGGGTGGCTGATGCTGCCAAGCAAGCCCATGTTGCTTTAGGATGTCGTGACTATTCTCTGTATGATTTTCGGGTACATGCTCAAACCGATGAACCCTATTTACTGGAAGCGGGTTTGTTTTGGTCGTTTGGGAAAATTGGTATGATTTCCCGGATGGTGGAGGCGGATGGGCAAAACTTGGAGGAGGTGGTATTAGAGTTATGGCACAGAGTAGCACGGCGGACTCGTGTAGCCGGGAGT
- a CDS encoding sedoheptulose 7-phosphate cyclase: MASPSLSNSDRPTSDRLNSSRSDSDPDLLIWRPHDSRYQTSQWYTGYGEIEQEPNRRSFTVTATYTLQAEVKIVEGVLDPTNPILANLYRECGRCISIIDQTIDELYGDELRHYFQVHQIPLELKVCRAWESDKTPETVHQLLHFLGKEGCDVSRNEPVLVMGGGVLSDVAGLACALQHRRTPYVMIGTSIVAAIDAGPSPRTCVNGELFKNSIGVYHPPVLTLVDRSFFRTLPIGHIRNGMAEIIKMAVTDDRELFELLEEYGVDLIETHFATVNADAKLEKIADEVIYHALYAYMKHEGTNMFETYQDRPHAYGHTWSPRFEPAAKLMHGHAVTIGMAFGATLAAELDWITAADRDRIIALCRTLSLSVYHPILEDTELMLAGQKNMRRKRGQGGLWAPLPQGTIGSCDYAQEVSPEQLERAITEHKAICSQFPDGGAGEQMYLSDLGLE, from the coding sequence CAAACGTCACAATGGTATACTGGGTATGGCGAAATTGAACAAGAACCGAATCGGCGATCGTTTACCGTTACAGCCACCTACACCTTACAAGCAGAAGTCAAAATAGTTGAAGGTGTTTTAGACCCAACTAACCCAATTTTAGCCAATCTTTATCGAGAATGCGGCCGCTGCATTAGCATCATCGATCAAACCATTGATGAACTCTATGGAGATGAACTCCGCCACTATTTCCAAGTTCATCAAATTCCCTTAGAACTCAAAGTCTGTCGCGCTTGGGAATCGGACAAAACGCCTGAAACCGTCCATCAACTGCTCCATTTTTTAGGTAAAGAAGGCTGTGATGTTTCTCGCAATGAACCCGTTTTAGTCATGGGGGGTGGGGTTCTCAGTGATGTGGCTGGATTAGCCTGTGCCTTGCAACATCGGCGCACCCCCTATGTGATGATTGGCACTTCCATTGTCGCTGCCATTGATGCCGGCCCTTCCCCTCGAACTTGTGTGAATGGGGAGCTATTTAAAAATAGTATTGGCGTGTATCATCCTCCGGTTCTCACCTTAGTAGACCGGAGTTTTTTTAGGACTTTACCCATCGGTCATATCCGCAATGGGATGGCGGAAATTATTAAGATGGCCGTGACCGATGACCGGGAGTTATTTGAACTCTTAGAAGAGTATGGGGTAGACCTGATTGAAACCCATTTCGCCACGGTTAATGCTGACGCAAAGTTAGAGAAAATTGCTGATGAAGTGATTTATCATGCCCTCTATGCGTATATGAAGCATGAGGGAACGAATATGTTCGAGACCTACCAAGACCGTCCCCATGCTTACGGCCACACCTGGAGTCCGAGGTTTGAACCGGCGGCAAAATTAATGCATGGCCATGCGGTGACCATTGGTATGGCGTTTGGGGCCACTTTAGCAGCAGAATTAGACTGGATTACTGCTGCCGATCGCGATCGCATCATCGCCCTCTGTCGCACCCTCAGTTTATCCGTCTATCATCCCATCTTAGAAGACACAGAACTGATGTTAGCCGGGCAAAAAAACATGCGTCGCAAGCGCGGCCAAGGCGGACTTTGGGCCCCCCTACCCCAGGGAACTATTGGCTCTTGTGATTATGCACAAGAGGTTTCCCCGGAACAGTTGGAACGTGCCATAACAGAGCATAAAGCCATCTGTAGTCAGTTTCCCGATGGCGGTGCAGGGGAGCAAATGTACTTGAGCGATCTCGGATTAGAGTAA
- a CDS encoding ATP-grasp domain-containing protein, producing MALILLIRSRISALFQNLAVLALLAILLPFNLCKVLPGWVCSGFRQYFQHQDSPQPTQNILISGAKMTKSLQLARSFHQAGHRVFLLETHKYWLSGNRFSNAIKGFYTVPNPEQNWPEYQQAVLEIVQKENIDIFIPVSSPTGSYYESMLKPILSPYCEVFHFDLENTKLLDNKFTFIEKAKSLGLSVPKSFLMTHPKQILDFDFVQDGSQYILKSIPYDSVRRLDMTKLPLKSQADLEAFLKKLPISEDKPWIMQEFIQGKEYCTHSTVRNGKIRLHCCCESSEFQVNYYLVEEAEIYDWVQTFVNGLNLTGQISFDFIKTEDGGVYPLECNPRTHSAITTFHDHPGVADAYLKDPENATENPIFPLPDSQPTYWTYHELWRLTKIRSFEQLKAWMKRMLEGTDGIFQTRDPLPFLMVHHWQVPILLLQNLQKMKGWVRIDFNIGKLVELDGD from the coding sequence ATGGCATTAATCTTATTAATCCGATCGCGCATATCTGCTCTGTTTCAGAACCTTGCAGTTCTGGCATTACTCGCGATTTTATTACCCTTCAATTTATGCAAAGTATTGCCGGGATGGGTATGTTCTGGGTTCCGGCAATACTTTCAACATCAAGACTCTCCTCAACCCACCCAGAATATATTAATCTCAGGCGCAAAGATGACAAAATCTCTGCAACTCGCTCGCTCCTTCCATCAAGCAGGACATCGTGTTTTTCTTTTAGAAACCCATAAGTATTGGCTCTCAGGAAATCGCTTTTCTAATGCCATCAAAGGATTTTATACCGTTCCCAATCCTGAGCAAAACTGGCCAGAGTATCAGCAAGCCGTATTAGAAATTGTCCAAAAAGAAAACATCGATATATTTATTCCCGTATCAAGTCCTACCGGTAGCTATTATGAATCAATGCTCAAACCTATTTTATCCCCCTATTGTGAGGTTTTTCATTTTGATCTAGAGAACACTAAGCTATTAGATAATAAATTTACCTTTATTGAAAAAGCCAAAAGCCTCGGTTTATCTGTCCCCAAATCTTTTTTGATGACTCACCCTAAGCAAATTCTTGATTTTGATTTTGTACAAGATGGAAGTCAATACATCCTCAAAAGCATTCCCTATGACTCCGTGCGCCGTTTGGATATGACCAAGTTACCCCTGAAGTCTCAAGCAGACTTGGAAGCGTTCCTGAAAAAATTGCCCATTAGTGAAGATAAACCTTGGATTATGCAAGAATTCATTCAAGGGAAAGAATATTGCACCCATAGCACCGTCAGAAATGGTAAAATAAGACTGCATTGTTGCTGTGAATCCTCAGAATTTCAAGTCAATTATTACCTTGTAGAAGAAGCTGAAATTTATGATTGGGTGCAAACCTTTGTCAACGGATTAAATCTGACTGGGCAAATCTCCTTTGATTTTATTAAAACCGAAGATGGAGGCGTTTATCCCCTAGAATGCAATCCGAGAACTCACTCAGCTATTACCACCTTTCACGATCATCCCGGAGTGGCAGATGCCTATCTCAAAGACCCCGAAAATGCAACCGAAAACCCCATTTTTCCCCTACCGGATAGTCAACCTACCTACTGGACGTATCATGAACTGTGGCGACTGACCAAAATTCGATCTTTTGAGCAATTGAAGGCTTGGATGAAGCGTATGCTCGAAGGCACAGATGGCATTTTTCAAACCCGCGACCCCTTGCCCTTTTTGATGGTGCATCATTGGCAAGTTCCTATCCTGCTCTTGCAAAATTTACAAAAAATGAAGGGTTGGGTAAGAATCGATTTTAATATTGGCAAATTAGTGGAATTAGATGGAGATTAA
- a CDS encoding O-methyltransferase, translating to MSNTHPEIQEPRAVTPLGILVEQLEAISKQAKSANIPTELMERIDRAYELAAGLNPYIENHTTPESPALAHLAQKTSQEPWELRFSDGETVRQLEQEMLSGHLEGQTLKMFVSMTGAKRILEIGMFTGYSALAMAEALPDDGQVIACEIDPYVAEFAQTCFQQSADGKKISVKVGPALDIMKELAEAGESFDFVFIDADKGKYIQYLQTLLDTSLLAEKSWIFVDNTLLQGQPYLKPEQRSANGEAIAQFNHFVTQDPRIEQVLLPLRDGLTIIRRK from the coding sequence ATGAGTAATACCCATCCAGAGATTCAGGAGCCTAGAGCTGTAACCCCCCTGGGAATTTTAGTCGAGCAGCTAGAAGCCATTTCTAAACAGGCAAAGTCGGCCAATATTCCCACCGAGTTAATGGAGCGGATCGATCGCGCTTACGAACTCGCTGCTGGACTCAACCCTTATATCGAAAACCATACCACCCCAGAATCCCCCGCTCTAGCCCACCTGGCCCAAAAAACCAGTCAAGAACCCTGGGAACTGCGATTTTCCGATGGCGAAACTGTGCGTCAGTTAGAGCAAGAAATGCTCTCTGGCCATCTGGAAGGGCAAACCCTAAAGATGTTTGTCTCCATGACTGGTGCAAAGCGTATCCTAGAGATTGGCATGTTTACCGGCTATTCTGCCCTAGCCATGGCCGAAGCTTTACCCGATGATGGACAGGTGATTGCCTGTGAAATTGACCCCTATGTAGCCGAATTTGCCCAAACCTGTTTTCAGCAGTCGGCCGATGGTAAAAAAATCTCCGTCAAAGTTGGCCCAGCTTTGGACATCATGAAAGAGTTGGCTGAGGCGGGAGAATCCTTTGATTTTGTATTTATTGATGCCGATAAGGGCAAATACATTCAGTATCTGCAAACGCTGTTAGATACTTCTCTATTAGCCGAAAAGAGCTGGATCTTTGTGGATAACACCCTGCTGCAAGGGCAACCTTACCTGAAACCGGAACAGCGCAGCGCCAATGGAGAGGCGATCGCCCAATTTAATCATTTCGTCACCCAAGACCCCAGAATAGAGCAGGTGTTGCTTCCCCTGCGCGATGGACTGACTATTATTCGCCGAAAGTAG
- the panD gene encoding aspartate 1-decarboxylase has protein sequence MLITMLKSKLHRVKVTEAQLYYEGSITVDEELLKKANILAYEKVQVVNVNNGSRLETYTIPGEWGSRTICLNGPAARMNSVGDEVIIIAYAQMTEEEALLHHPKVILVDDNNNPLN, from the coding sequence ATGTTAATCACCATGCTTAAAAGCAAACTTCATCGAGTCAAAGTCACAGAAGCTCAACTCTACTATGAAGGTTCAATTACCGTTGATGAAGAACTGTTGAAAAAAGCCAATATTCTTGCCTATGAAAAAGTACAAGTTGTCAATGTTAACAATGGTTCTCGTCTAGAAACTTATACTATTCCCGGTGAATGGGGAAGTCGGACAATTTGTCTGAATGGCCCAGCCGCTCGGATGAACTCAGTCGGGGATGAAGTCATTATTATTGCTTATGCTCAAATGACAGAAGAAGAAGCCTTATTACATCATCCTAAAGTCATTTTAGTCGATGACAATAATAATCCCCTAAACTAA